In Limosilactobacillus sp. WILCCON 0051, a single window of DNA contains:
- the pstA gene encoding phosphate ABC transporter permease PstA, which yields MLNAKKANQLAMGIIYVLVGLVVLILFGLLGYIILSGLPHISWKFLSSAAQSVGEGGGIRDQLFNSLYLLVLTLLISTPLSIGAGIFLAEYAPKNGITEVFKTAIEILSSLPSVVVGLFGYLFFVIKLHLGFSVISGAIALTFFNLPLLTRNCENALNDVSPLQRQAGLSLGLSRWKTMTKIMLPEALPGILTGVILGAGRVFGEAAALIYTSGQSAPSVDYSNWNPFSATSFLNPTRPAETLAVHIWKLNTEGLVSNAHAISSGASAVLIIVILLFNLGARYLGNHVYKKMSARK from the coding sequence ATGCTTAATGCCAAAAAAGCCAATCAGCTGGCAATGGGCATCATTTATGTCTTAGTCGGTCTGGTGGTCTTGATTCTGTTTGGTCTGCTGGGCTATATCATCTTAAGCGGTCTGCCGCACATCAGCTGGAAGTTTTTGAGCTCAGCTGCCCAAAGCGTTGGTGAAGGCGGCGGGATTCGCGATCAGCTGTTCAACTCACTGTATCTTTTGGTTCTGACGCTTTTGATCTCCACGCCGCTTTCAATTGGCGCTGGGATCTTCTTAGCCGAATACGCGCCCAAAAATGGCATTACGGAAGTCTTTAAGACCGCGATCGAAATTTTGAGCTCGCTGCCCAGTGTGGTAGTTGGTCTGTTCGGCTATCTGTTTTTCGTAATCAAGCTGCACCTGGGCTTTTCGGTTATCTCAGGTGCCATCGCCTTAACGTTTTTCAACCTGCCGCTTTTGACGCGGAACTGCGAGAACGCCTTAAACGACGTCTCGCCGCTGCAGCGTCAGGCCGGTCTTTCACTGGGACTTTCCCGCTGGAAGACCATGACTAAGATCATGCTGCCGGAAGCCTTGCCTGGTATCTTAACCGGGGTGATTCTGGGAGCTGGCCGGGTCTTTGGTGAAGCCGCCGCTTTGATCTACACTTCTGGTCAAAGCGCACCAAGCGTCGACTACAGCAACTGGAATCCATTTTCCGCAACCAGCTTCTTAAACCCGACTCGTCCTGCTGAAACGCTGGCCGTCCACATTTGGAAGCTGAATACTGAAGGGCTGGTTTCCAATGCCCACGCAATCTCCAGTGGGGCTTCGGCCGTACTGATCATCGTCATCTTATTGTTCAACCTGGGCGCTCGCTACTTGGGCAACCACGTCTACAAAAAGATGTCGGCTCGCAAATAA
- the pstC gene encoding phosphate ABC transporter permease subunit PstC translates to MNEQDQLMKSSFQTRQDHWGKLVSYFCITVIGLLVISIIYFIAARGLNMFIKDGVSLKDFLTGMTWDPTVTDAHGKPEVGAWPMIFTSFAVTILATLVATPLALAVAIFMTELAPKKAASFMQSVIELLVGIPSVVYGFVGLVVVVPFIRHLFGGTGSGILAAVTVLFVMVLPTITSMSIDSLKNVPKNYREASIALGATLWQTIYKVILRSAIPGILTAVIFGMARAFGEALAVQMVIGNAPLMPENLISPASTLTSTLTVGIGNTVMGTLPNDALWSLALVLMLMSLAFNLLVKLVNKKGVSRNA, encoded by the coding sequence ATGAATGAACAAGATCAACTGATGAAAAGCAGTTTTCAAACCAGGCAGGACCATTGGGGCAAATTGGTCAGCTATTTCTGCATTACGGTAATTGGACTGCTGGTCATTTCAATTATTTACTTCATCGCCGCCCGAGGCTTGAACATGTTTATTAAAGATGGCGTCAGCCTCAAGGACTTCCTGACCGGTATGACCTGGGATCCAACCGTTACTGACGCTCACGGCAAGCCAGAAGTCGGGGCCTGGCCAATGATCTTTACCTCATTTGCCGTCACGATTCTGGCTACGCTGGTCGCAACGCCGCTCGCTTTGGCCGTCGCCATCTTCATGACTGAGCTGGCCCCTAAAAAGGCAGCCTCATTCATGCAGTCGGTCATTGAGCTTTTGGTGGGGATTCCATCCGTCGTTTACGGGTTCGTCGGCTTAGTCGTCGTCGTTCCCTTTATCCGCCATCTTTTCGGCGGTACCGGGAGTGGGATCTTGGCAGCCGTTACGGTGCTGTTCGTCATGGTGCTGCCAACGATCACTTCCATGTCAATCGACAGTCTTAAAAACGTGCCCAAAAACTATCGTGAAGCTTCAATCGCATTAGGGGCCACGCTTTGGCAGACGATCTACAAGGTAATTCTGCGCTCGGCCATTCCTGGGATCTTGACCGCCGTTATCTTCGGCATGGCACGGGCATTTGGTGAGGCCCTGGCCGTTCAAATGGTTATCGGTAACGCGCCTTTGATGCCAGAAAACCTGATTTCGCCAGCCTCAACTCTGACCAGTACTTTAACGGTCGGCATCGGCAACACCGTTATGGGTACCTTGCCAAACGACGCACTCTGGTCTTTGGCGCTGGTCTTGATGCTGATGTCTTTGGCCTTCAACCTGCTGGTAAAACTGGTCAACAAGAAAGGAGTCTCACGCAATGCTTAA
- a CDS encoding phosphate ABC transporter substrate-binding protein has translation MNKKSLISLAAVATLGFSLFGGTVGTVHAASDSNKISIVGSTALQPLAETAAHSYMSKNSGVNIDVQGGGSGTGLSQVQSGAVSIGNSDIFAEQQSGIDAKKLQDHKVAVVGMAPVVNKSLKVNNLSMSQLQKIFTGKITNWKQVGGPNEKITVINRAKGSGTRATFESAVLKGKTAMKTQEQDSNGTVQKLVANTPGAISYLAFSYTKSDKIKALKVDNVAPTDKNVENNSWKIWSYEHMYTKGTAKGQTKKFLNYMNSKEVQSKDVKNLGYISIHDMKVTKNADGQVTKK, from the coding sequence ATGAACAAGAAGTCACTTATCTCTTTAGCTGCCGTCGCTACTTTAGGTTTTAGCCTGTTTGGCGGTACGGTCGGCACGGTCCACGCTGCATCTGACAGCAACAAGATCAGCATTGTCGGCTCAACGGCTCTGCAGCCACTTGCCGAAACGGCGGCTCACAGCTACATGAGCAAAAACTCTGGCGTCAACATCGATGTCCAGGGTGGTGGCTCCGGTACTGGTTTGAGCCAGGTTCAATCTGGTGCCGTTTCAATTGGTAACTCTGACATCTTTGCTGAACAGCAAAGCGGAATCGATGCCAAGAAGCTGCAGGATCACAAGGTCGCCGTTGTCGGAATGGCCCCAGTCGTTAACAAGAGCCTGAAGGTCAACAACCTGTCAATGAGCCAGCTGCAAAAGATCTTCACTGGTAAGATCACCAACTGGAAGCAGGTCGGCGGTCCAAACGAAAAGATCACCGTTATCAACCGTGCTAAGGGCTCTGGTACGCGGGCAACGTTTGAATCAGCCGTTTTGAAGGGCAAGACGGCCATGAAGACGCAGGAACAAGACTCCAACGGTACGGTTCAAAAGCTGGTTGCCAACACGCCTGGTGCCATCAGCTACCTGGCCTTCTCATACACCAAGTCTGACAAGATCAAGGCTTTGAAGGTTGACAACGTTGCGCCAACTGACAAGAACGTTGAAAACAACTCTTGGAAGATCTGGTCCTATGAACACATGTACACTAAGGGCACTGCTAAGGGTCAAACCAAGAAATTCTTGAACTACATGAATTCCAAGGAAGTTCAAAGCAAGGACGTTAAGAACCTCGGCTACATCAGCATTCACGATATGAAGGTTACCAAGAACGCTGACGGCCAAGTTACCAAGAAATAA
- a CDS encoding hemolysin family protein — protein sequence MEVSTSPITLFTIIFILLLAALFTLLEYSLIKVRPTELKELKQTSSVRRAEKMIDHLTEYLSTAQVGVTMTSLILGWIGEAYITELLEKANIFPKSVANDFSSIIGILLFTFLHAVFTDLVPKNMAIDQPVKILLAIAHPMTFFHVIFYPLIWLFDWTAKIITKMLGFSVNPDEDIYTQNEIVTLSQESERAGEMDKEDVVFMERAFRMNDKVADDVMVDRTQLSVIDITATVADAAQLYFQKKYTRFPVVANNDKDHILGYIFSYDIMRQNQINPKQAIRSIMRKIPIVYQSEELTDVLQIMMKKQVPIVVVQDEYGGTAGIITDKDIYEELFGTVGEEIDHVSSDMIEKKEPDSKGNPTYLVSGKMPLDDFERYFNVRIPQFDQTDVSTLTGFFLERQYDLKVGQPVRVEDFSFTPLDLKNAYVSQFKVVQIKPKKKPTEDSDDDSSSDRKRRLKRDRKDEQKSDNED from the coding sequence ATGGAAGTTAGTACCAGTCCCATAACACTTTTTACAATTATATTCATTCTGCTTTTAGCAGCGCTGTTTACCCTGTTGGAATATTCTTTGATCAAGGTTCGTCCAACCGAGTTAAAAGAGCTCAAACAGACATCCAGCGTGCGGCGTGCCGAAAAAATGATCGATCACTTGACAGAATATCTATCAACGGCGCAAGTCGGGGTTACGATGACCTCTCTGATCTTAGGTTGGATTGGTGAAGCCTACATCACCGAACTGCTTGAAAAAGCCAATATCTTCCCTAAATCAGTCGCTAATGATTTCAGCTCAATCATCGGGATCTTATTGTTTACGTTCCTGCATGCGGTCTTTACCGACTTGGTTCCCAAAAATATGGCAATTGACCAGCCGGTTAAGATTCTGTTAGCCATTGCCCACCCAATGACGTTTTTCCACGTAATCTTCTACCCGCTGATCTGGCTGTTTGACTGGACGGCTAAAATCATTACCAAGATGCTTGGCTTCTCGGTCAACCCAGACGAAGACATCTACACGCAAAACGAAATCGTGACCTTATCACAGGAATCCGAACGCGCTGGTGAGATGGATAAAGAAGACGTCGTATTTATGGAACGAGCCTTTCGAATGAACGACAAGGTTGCCGATGACGTCATGGTCGACCGGACCCAGTTGAGCGTGATCGACATTACCGCTACGGTAGCTGATGCCGCCCAACTTTACTTTCAAAAGAAGTACACGCGTTTTCCAGTCGTTGCCAACAACGATAAGGACCACATCTTAGGCTATATCTTCAGCTACGACATCATGCGGCAAAATCAGATCAATCCTAAGCAGGCCATTCGCTCCATCATGCGTAAGATTCCAATCGTCTACCAAAGCGAAGAATTAACGGACGTCTTACAGATCATGATGAAAAAGCAGGTGCCAATCGTTGTTGTCCAAGATGAATACGGTGGTACGGCCGGGATCATTACCGATAAGGATATTTACGAAGAATTATTTGGTACGGTTGGCGAAGAAATTGATCACGTTTCTTCCGACATGATTGAAAAAAAGGAGCCAGATTCAAAGGGCAACCCGACCTACCTGGTATCCGGCAAGATGCCGCTTGACGACTTTGAACGCTACTTCAACGTCCGGATTCCACAGTTTGACCAGACCGATGTCTCAACTTTGACCGGCTTTTTCTTAGAGCGCCAATACGACTTGAAGGTGGGACAACCCGTTAGAGTCGAAGATTTCAGTTTTACGCCATTGGATCTGAAGAATGCTTATGTCAGCCAGTTCAAGGTGGTTCAAATCAAGCCTAAAAAGAAACCAACTGAAGACAGCGATGATGACAGTTCATCGGATCGCAAGCGTCGTCTCAAGCGTGACCGCAAGGACGAACAAAAAAGCGACAATGAAGACTAG
- a CDS encoding CopY/TcrY family copper transport repressor has product MENSITPAEWQVMRVAWTLKHVTSTQMIEILQGKVAWKPATVKTLLRRLVQKGALKTTRVGRAFVYEPCVEEQPTMNEAADDLFDNLCDMHVGKTLAHVIERATLSQADVRQLQELLTQKAAAAPAEVPCDCVPGMRCEDMN; this is encoded by the coding sequence TTGGAAAATTCGATTACGCCGGCAGAATGGCAGGTAATGCGGGTAGCTTGGACGCTCAAGCATGTTACTAGTACGCAGATGATCGAGATTCTGCAGGGTAAGGTAGCTTGGAAACCGGCCACGGTCAAAACCCTGCTGCGCCGGCTGGTTCAAAAAGGCGCCTTAAAAACGACGCGGGTTGGGCGGGCGTTTGTCTATGAGCCGTGCGTTGAAGAACAGCCGACGATGAACGAAGCTGCGGATGATCTGTTCGATAATCTGTGTGATATGCACGTTGGCAAGACGCTGGCACATGTGATTGAAAGGGCCACGCTCAGCCAAGCAGACGTCAGACAGCTGCAGGAACTGCTGACCCAAAAAGCCGCAGCGGCACCGGCTGAGGTTCCCTGCGACTGTGTTCCGGGAATGCGCTGTGAGGATATGAACTGA
- a CDS encoding AbiH family protein: MIVPPELDQSLFVDQHHDQDQLLVVLGNGFDLFHGFKSRYQDFWQHVGTTPLDEIVHFNRRARSQQVRWSDVEAQIRVAAENAYQLSATRKMPGAGVMVQQRSTRAIRRFEHEFSRYLRTERERVLVSDPTRSQTAREFLSQAGAVLNFNYTDTAQQLYDVWPENIYYLHGSLLEGQTILGVDNDDVLAREPYEYASTTKGYRRDILDFKRWSWQQNGWQPLDEKTLAAFRNYDAYYYGWRRLYPVFGDQEIISLLYTLDSDMPVTSRYFATRFFEQWQMRRQWLIDAIASRCAKKRIDPQVLAYTAANAFRPFKIKLPNDVYPEDIATIVIMGHSLRADHGILSDLFKTARQLKQVILFVFQGEPPEELAMQKRMLTWLLGEGSQVKILTLEY, from the coding sequence GTGATCGTGCCCCCAGAGCTGGATCAGTCATTGTTCGTTGACCAGCACCATGATCAAGATCAGCTGTTGGTAGTCCTTGGCAATGGCTTTGATCTTTTTCATGGTTTTAAGAGCCGCTATCAGGATTTTTGGCAGCACGTGGGAACGACGCCACTGGATGAGATCGTTCATTTTAATCGCCGTGCCCGCAGTCAGCAGGTCCGCTGGTCGGATGTCGAGGCCCAGATTCGCGTGGCGGCTGAAAATGCCTATCAGCTAAGTGCGACGCGTAAGATGCCGGGAGCGGGCGTGATGGTTCAGCAGCGCAGCACGCGGGCGATTCGCCGCTTTGAGCATGAATTTTCGCGTTATCTGCGGACGGAGCGAGAACGCGTCTTAGTTAGCGATCCGACGCGTTCACAAACCGCACGGGAATTTTTAAGTCAGGCTGGCGCGGTTTTAAACTTTAACTATACTGATACGGCACAGCAGCTGTATGACGTCTGGCCAGAGAATATCTACTATCTGCATGGGTCGCTTTTGGAAGGTCAGACCATTCTTGGTGTCGACAATGATGACGTGTTGGCACGCGAGCCTTATGAATATGCCAGTACGACCAAGGGCTACCGGCGCGACATTCTTGATTTTAAACGCTGGTCCTGGCAGCAGAATGGCTGGCAGCCGCTTGATGAAAAAACACTGGCTGCCTTTCGAAACTATGATGCCTATTATTACGGTTGGCGGCGCTTGTATCCGGTATTTGGCGATCAAGAGATTATCTCGCTGCTATATACGCTTGACAGCGATATGCCCGTTACCAGCCGCTATTTTGCAACCCGTTTTTTTGAGCAGTGGCAGATGCGGCGCCAGTGGCTGATTGATGCGATTGCCAGCCGCTGTGCTAAAAAACGCATTGATCCTCAGGTGCTGGCCTATACCGCGGCAAATGCATTTCGGCCGTTTAAGATCAAACTGCCTAATGACGTCTATCCAGAAGACATTGCCACGATTGTCATTATGGGCCATTCTTTGCGGGCTGATCACGGCATCTTAAGCGATCTGTTCAAGACGGCTCGTCAGCTCAAGCAGGTCATTTTATTTGTTTTTCAAGGCGAGCCGCCTGAAGAGCTGGCCATGCAGAAGCGAATGCTGACCTGGCTTTTGGGCGAGGGGAGTCAGGTCAAGATTTTGACGCTTGAATACTGA
- a CDS encoding Rib/alpha-like domain-containing protein, with product MTRISMAGKFAIETRKIVYMPGDSLAPREGIANLSELPPETRFSWQKEPVLETPGLTQVTIMVEYPDASQAAVKVPIEVLPRPVKQKGPSQNVSIQFDHQNKRTPGTILSGNQRGTMVDAFAGIGLLIKAVKKGLSRHRQ from the coding sequence ATGACCAGAATTTCGATGGCCGGCAAGTTTGCAATCGAGACGCGTAAAATCGTCTATATGCCAGGTGATTCGCTGGCTCCCAGAGAAGGAATCGCCAATTTAAGCGAACTGCCGCCAGAAACCAGATTTAGCTGGCAAAAAGAGCCGGTTCTAGAAACGCCGGGACTGACACAGGTAACGATCATGGTTGAGTATCCAGATGCCTCACAAGCAGCGGTCAAGGTGCCGATCGAGGTGCTGCCGCGACCGGTAAAGCAAAAAGGCCCCAGTCAAAACGTCTCGATTCAATTCGATCACCAAAACAAGCGCACGCCGGGAACTATTCTGTCAGGCAATCAGCGCGGCACGATGGTCGATGCGTTTGCGGGAATCGGACTCTTGATCAAGGCGGTCAAGAAGGGACTGTCCAGACATCGGCAATAA